The following are encoded together in the Daucus carota subsp. sativus chromosome 5, DH1 v3.0, whole genome shotgun sequence genome:
- the LOC108220524 gene encoding 5-formyltetrahydrofolate cyclo-ligase, mitochondrial, producing MGWLKKASRKLVTAVAMTHPRTLASPPPTTLPIHILNYKTPHLHSSTLSPHLNLRPPPRLTYAPPPSSSAASKTMSTEAALDHDTLLKQKRILRTKVKSDLKSMDPAQRAQEDIAIQKIVLEAPWYKSCKGLCAYISCSSLREVDTSNLLSDVLQTTNQDGHSLMGRKLYVPRVEDKNRHMRMLKISSVDDLIANSMNILEPNPVDADGNEREDVMLANDPVDMFILPGLAFDKSGRRLGRGGGYYDTLLMNYQNLAKERGWKQPLLIALSYSVQILDENVIPVAPYDIPIDALVSPSGLILIRQTAFERCQ from the exons ATGGGGTGGTTAAAAAAAGCATCTAGGAAACTAGTTACTGCAGTGGCGATGACACACCCGCGCACGTTAGCTTCACCACCACCAACAACTTTACCTATCCACATTCTTAACTACAAAACCCCACACTTGCACTCCTCCACTCTCTCTCCCCATCTTAACCTGCGCCCTCCTCCGCGCCTAACCTACGCACCCCCTCCCAGCTCCTCCGCCGCATCAAAAACAATGTCCACCGAAGCAGCGCTGGATCACGACACTCTATTGAAGCAGAAACGGATCCTCCGGACCAAAGTCAAGTCGGATCTCAAGTCCATGGACCCGGCCCAAAGGGCGCAAGAAG ATATTGCGATTCAAAAGATTGTTCTGGAAGCTCCGTGGTACAAGTCTTGTAAGGGATTATGTGCCTATATAAGCTGTAGTTCGTTACGCGAGGTTGATACGTCCAATTTGTTATCGGACGTTCTTCAAACGACTAATCAAG ATGGTCATTCACTGATGGGAAGAAAGCTCTATGTTCCAAGAGTGGAGGATAAGAATAGACACATGAGGATGCTTAAAATCTCAAGTGTCGATGATCTTATTGCAAATTCAATGAACATTTTAGAACCAAATCCAGTAGATGCTGATGGAAATGAACGCGAAGATG TTATGCTGGCAAATGACCCTGTTGACATGTTTATATTGCCTG GACTGGCATTCGACAAATCAGGAAGAAGATTGGGACGTGGTGGAGG TTACTATGATACCTTGCTGATGAATTACCAAAACCTTGCAAAGGAGCGCGGGTGGAAGCAACCTCTTCTAA TTGCACTGTCATATTCAGTCCAGATCCTGGATGAGAATGTAATACCAGTTGCTCCTTATGACATTCCTATTGACGCCCTTGTATCGCCTTCTGGTCTGATACTAATTAGACAGACTGCTTTCGAGAGATGCCAGTGA